A stretch of the Fusobacterium varium genome encodes the following:
- a CDS encoding putative transposase has translation MLEAEMAQHLGYEAYERSENTNSRNGRKTKTIHSKYGETEIEVPQDREGTFQPQVVKKRQKDISAIEDKIISMYAKGMTMRQISEQIEDIYGFEVSEGLVSDITDKLLPQIEEWQQRSLSELYPVIFVDAIHFSVRDNGIIRKKVAYIILGINENGKKEVLSIEIGDNESSKYWLGILNSLKNRGLKDILSLCADGLTGMKEAVTTAFPKTEYQRCIVHQVRNTLKYVGDKDKKLFANDLKTIYQAPSEKIALENLKTVTETWEKLYPSSMKSWSKNWNVISPIFKFSAEVRKVINAIESLNSIYRRLNSQRSVFPSDSALLKALYLSTFEATKKWTSTLKNWGRIYGELKIMYEDRFSE, from the coding sequence ATGCTTGAAGCTGAAATGGCTCAACATTTAGGCTATGAAGCGTATGAGCGTTCTGAAAATACTAATTCTCGTAATGGAAGAAAAACTAAGACTATCCATAGTAAGTATGGTGAAACTGAAATTGAAGTCCCTCAAGATAGAGAGGGAACTTTTCAACCTCAAGTTGTAAAAAAACGTCAGAAAGATATTTCAGCTATTGAAGATAAAATTATCTCTATGTATGCTAAAGGAATGACTATGCGTCAGATATCTGAGCAAATTGAAGATATATATGGGTTTGAAGTAAGCGAAGGACTTGTTTCTGATATTACTGACAAGCTTCTTCCTCAAATAGAAGAATGGCAGCAAAGATCATTATCAGAACTTTACCCAGTCATTTTTGTAGATGCTATTCATTTCTCTGTTAGAGATAATGGAATTATCAGAAAAAAAGTTGCATATATCATTTTAGGAATAAATGAAAATGGAAAAAAAGAAGTTTTAAGTATAGAAATTGGAGATAATGAAAGCAGTAAATATTGGTTAGGTATTCTTAATAGTTTAAAAAATAGAGGACTAAAAGATATTTTGAGCCTTTGTGCAGACGGCTTAACTGGAATGAAGGAAGCTGTTACTACAGCTTTTCCTAAGACAGAATATCAACGTTGCATAGTACATCAAGTACGTAATACTCTAAAATATGTTGGCGATAAAGATAAAAAACTATTTGCTAATGATTTAAAAACTATTTATCAAGCTCCATCTGAAAAAATAGCTTTAGAAAATTTAAAAACAGTAACAGAAACTTGGGAAAAACTCTATCCAAGTTCAATGAAAAGTTGGAGTAAAAACTGGAATGTTATCAGCCCAATATTTAAGTTTTCTGCTGAGGTTAGAAAAGTTATTAATGCCATAGAAAGTTTAAACAGTATATATCGCCGTTTAAATAGTCAGAGAAGCGTATTTCCAAGTGATTCAGCGCTATTAAAAGCTTTGTATCTATCAACTTTTGAAGCAACAAAAAAATGGACTTCAACATTGAAAAACTGGGGAAGAATTTATGGAGAACTCAAAATTATGTATGAAGATCGCTTTTCAGAATAA